AAGAAGATTTATGGCCAGCAAAGCTGGACACCAAGCTCATTTTGAAGTTTGGCGTGATTTGATAGACATAGAATACTCATTGAAGTCCTTGAACAAGAATTAGCCCAGCTAttgtatatagatataAATCTATAAGATTTATCGTCATTAAATATAACATATTACAACTTTCTTCTAAAGCCTTTTAAGAATTCCTCAGCATTAAAAAAAATCGCCTAATAGTAAAATCTATCCAATTATAGTAAAAGCGATAACGCGTATCATGACAGCTAAGAAGAAGTCTAGTGCGGGAAAAAAGTTCGTCTCGTTCTCAGACGATGATGGCGTCTCTAGATCCAATCGCTTTTCAAATAGCCATGCCAATGCTGATGGTCCACCAGTTTACGTTAGACGCACTTGGTTCATTATACCGTTCCATCTGCCGCTACTTACCTATTGGTTCTTAAAGTATTCTGATAATTACGATATCAAGACGTTAGCTTGGTGCTTAATACCCTGCCAATTGGCATATTTGGTGATGCAATTCAACCAATGCACTGTATATGGCAATAAAATAGTCAAGATCAATATCCTACTTTTGTTCATATCTGCTGTTACAGCACTATTACTAACCATCCCGTGCACCATAATATGCATTTTATTTGGTGCTCCATTCCTGGAAAAGCTTGATAGAACTTGGTGGTTG
The Eremothecium sinecaudum strain ATCC 58844 chromosome II, complete sequence DNA segment above includes these coding regions:
- the GPI11 gene encoding mannose-ethanolamine phosphotransferase GPI11 (Syntenic homolog of Ashbya gossypii AAL059W; Syntenic homolog of Saccharomyces cerevisiae YDR302W (GPI11)), giving the protein MTAKKKSSAGKKFVSFSDDDGVSRSNRFSNSHANADGPPVYVRRTWFIIPFHLPLLTYWFLKYSDNYDIKTLAWCLIPCQLAYLVMQFNQCTVYGNKIVKINILLLFISAVTALLLTIPCTIICILFGAPFLEKLDRTWWLSLHCCILAYPAIYSVCNSDFKVGYFKKYFILIAVGCWISCAAIPLDWDRPWQSWPIPLIVGGYLGAFVGYTFGTLI